Proteins from one Rhinoraja longicauda isolate Sanriku21f chromosome 41, sRhiLon1.1, whole genome shotgun sequence genomic window:
- the egln2 gene encoding uncharacterized protein egln2 isoform X1 produces MQQRGSQRVRALHGCGQAALPGAGAPPPPAGMWAPPAPHRARMAGCPPCQLLGGGATSDNVSSQMATVWTGTQMATVSTGTNLATVWPGTHSSTASTGTNVVTASTGTQMATASTGTHFATVLPGIHLATGLPGAQMATVPPDTHFDTVSPGTQMATVSTGTHSSAASTGTNLATVSPGTQMVTVSPGTQMVTVSTGTNLATVSTGTQMATVSTGTQMATASTGTQMATASTGTHFATVLPGIHLATGLPGTQMATVSPGTHFDTVSPGTHFDTVSPDTHFATVSPGTQMVTVSPGTQMATVFPTTQVVPAPLGSQVVTVGTTPGRGDSRRHYPDPYQPSDLLLALDPIFSALSGNQPAPGKRKGPEYRERPCPVAGTWQGEAGTGLAQHKRKRLENGEGGGSAKLTNGHDVGKLRNGEDERLVGDGETGQGDLARMQSRELVNKYIVPCMNCYGICVKDNFLGGALGGQILLEVLSLHRNGTLMDGRVVSPLTVPTRSIRGDKIAWVEGTEPSCAGIGQLMGRIDDLIIYSTGRLGNYGINGRTKAMVACYPGHGTGYVRHIDNPNGDGRCVTCIYYLNRDWDVSVHGGLLQIFPENRSEVANIEPLFDRLLIFWSDRRNPHEVKPAFATRYAITVWYFDGKERIEAKERFKRASAQKALKFD; encoded by the exons ATGCAACAGCGTGGGTCCCAGCGTGTGAGGGCGCTGCATGGCTGCGGCCAGGCGGCTCTGCCCGGTGCAGGGGCCCCTCCACCCCCGGCCGGCATGTGGGCCCCCCCCGCCCCGCACCGTGCCCGCATGGCAGGCTGCCCGCCCTGCCAGCTCTTGGGTGGCGGTGCAACCAGTGACAATGTATCCAGCCAAATGGCTACAGTGTGGACTGGCACACAAATGGCTACAGTATCGACTGGCACCAACTTGGCTACAGTATGGCCTGGCACCCACTCGTCTACGGCATCGACTGGCACAAACGTGGTTACAGCATCGACTGGCACACAAATGGCTACAGCATCGACTGGCACCCACTTCGCTACAGTATTGCCAGGCATACACTTGGCTACAGGATTGCCTGGCGCACAAATGGCTACAGTACCGCCTGACACCCACTTCGATACAGTATCGCCTGGCACCCAAATGGCTACAGTATCGACTGGCACCCACTCGTCTGCAGCATCGACTGGCACAAACTTGGCTACAGTATCTCCTGGCACACAAATGGTTACAGTATCTCCTGGCACACAAATGGTTACAGTATCGACTGGCACAAACTTGGCTACAGTATCGACTGGCACACAAATGGCTACAGTATCGACTGGCACACAAATGGCCACAGCATCGACTGGCACACAAATGGCCACAGCATCGACTGGCACCCACTTCGCTACAGTATTGCCAGGCATACACTTGGCTACAGGATTGCCTGGCACACAAATGGCTACAGTATCGCCTGGCACCCACTTCGATACAGTATCGCCTGGCACCCACTTCGATACAGTATCGCCTGACACCCACTTCGCTACAGTATCTCCTGGCACACAAATGGTTACAGTTTCGCCTGGCACACAGATGGCTACAGTGTTCCCTACCACCCAGGTAGTACCAGCACCCCTGGGATCCCAGGTGGTCACAGTGGGCACCACTCCTGGCAGAGGGGATTCCAGGAGGCATTACCCCGACCCTTACCAGCCCAGcgacctcctgctcgccctcgacCCGATCTTCAGTGCCCTCTCGGGAAACCAGCCAGCGCCGGGCAAGAGGAAGGGGCCGGAGTACCGGGAGAGGCCCTGCCCGGTGGCCGGCACTTGGCAGGGTGAGGCTGGCACGGGTCTGGCccagcacaagaggaagaggctggagaacggggaggggggtggcagTGCCAAGCTGACCAACGGGCACGACGTGGGCAAGCTGAGAAACGGGGAGGACGAGAGGCTGGTGGGGGACGGAGAGACAGGGCAGGGGGACTTGGCGAGGATGCAGAGCCGGGAGCTGGTGAACAAGTACATTGTGCCCTGCATGAACTGCTATGGCATCTGCGTCAAGGACAACTTCCTCGGTGGGGCGCTGGGCGGGCAGATTCTGCTGGAGGTCCTGTCGCTCCACCGGAACGGGACCCTGATGGACGGGCGGGTAGTCAGCCCGCTCACTGTGCCCACCCGGAGCATCCGAGGGGACAAGATCGCCTGGGTAGAGGGCACAGAGCCCAGCTGTGCTGGCATCGGGCAGCTGATGGGCAGGATCGACGATCTCATCATCTATAGCACTGGCAGGCTGGGCAACTATGGGATCAACGGCAGGACTAAG GCCATGGTGGCCTGTTACCCTGGTCACGGAACGGGCTACGTCCGACACATCGACAATCCCAATGGTGATGGCCGGTGTGTCACCTGTATTTATTACCTGAACAGGGACTGGGACGTCAGT GTCCACGGCGGCTTGCTGCAGATCTTTCCGGAAAACCGGTCGGAGGTGGCGAACATCGAGCCTCTATTCGACAGGTTGTTAATTTTCTGGTCTGACCGGAGAAACCCCCACGAAGTGAAACCTGCGTTTGCCACCAG
- the egln2 gene encoding uncharacterized protein egln2 isoform X2 produces MQQRGSQRVRALHGCGQAALPGAGAPPPPAGMWAPPAPHRARMAGCPPCQLLGGGATSDNVSSQMATVWTGTQMATVSTGTNLATVWPGTHSSTASTGTNVVTASTGTQMATASTGTHFATVLPGIHLATGLPGAQMATVPPDTHFDTVSPGTQMATVSTGTHSSAASTGTNLATVSPGTQMVTVSPGTQMVTVSTGTNLATVSTGTQMATVSTGTQMATASTGTQMATASTGTHFATVLPGIHLATGLPGTQMATVSPGTHFDTVSPGTHFDTVSPDTHFATVSPGTQMVTVSPGTQMATVFPTTQVVPAPLGSQVVTVGTTPGRGDSRRHYPDPYQPSDLLLALDPIFSALSGNQPAPGKRKGPEYRERPCPVAGTWQGEAGTGLAQHKRKRLENGEGGGSAKLTNGHDVGKLRNGEDERLVGDGETGQGDLARMQSRELVNKYIVPCMNCYGICVKDNFLGGALGGQILLEVLSLHRNGTLMDGRVVSPLTVPTRSIRGDKIAWVEGTEPSCAGIGQLMGRIDDLIIYSTGRLGNYGINGRTKAMVACYPGHGTGYVRHIDNPNGDGRCVTCIYYLNRDWDVSVRHYCLVF; encoded by the exons ATGCAACAGCGTGGGTCCCAGCGTGTGAGGGCGCTGCATGGCTGCGGCCAGGCGGCTCTGCCCGGTGCAGGGGCCCCTCCACCCCCGGCCGGCATGTGGGCCCCCCCCGCCCCGCACCGTGCCCGCATGGCAGGCTGCCCGCCCTGCCAGCTCTTGGGTGGCGGTGCAACCAGTGACAATGTATCCAGCCAAATGGCTACAGTGTGGACTGGCACACAAATGGCTACAGTATCGACTGGCACCAACTTGGCTACAGTATGGCCTGGCACCCACTCGTCTACGGCATCGACTGGCACAAACGTGGTTACAGCATCGACTGGCACACAAATGGCTACAGCATCGACTGGCACCCACTTCGCTACAGTATTGCCAGGCATACACTTGGCTACAGGATTGCCTGGCGCACAAATGGCTACAGTACCGCCTGACACCCACTTCGATACAGTATCGCCTGGCACCCAAATGGCTACAGTATCGACTGGCACCCACTCGTCTGCAGCATCGACTGGCACAAACTTGGCTACAGTATCTCCTGGCACACAAATGGTTACAGTATCTCCTGGCACACAAATGGTTACAGTATCGACTGGCACAAACTTGGCTACAGTATCGACTGGCACACAAATGGCTACAGTATCGACTGGCACACAAATGGCCACAGCATCGACTGGCACACAAATGGCCACAGCATCGACTGGCACCCACTTCGCTACAGTATTGCCAGGCATACACTTGGCTACAGGATTGCCTGGCACACAAATGGCTACAGTATCGCCTGGCACCCACTTCGATACAGTATCGCCTGGCACCCACTTCGATACAGTATCGCCTGACACCCACTTCGCTACAGTATCTCCTGGCACACAAATGGTTACAGTTTCGCCTGGCACACAGATGGCTACAGTGTTCCCTACCACCCAGGTAGTACCAGCACCCCTGGGATCCCAGGTGGTCACAGTGGGCACCACTCCTGGCAGAGGGGATTCCAGGAGGCATTACCCCGACCCTTACCAGCCCAGcgacctcctgctcgccctcgacCCGATCTTCAGTGCCCTCTCGGGAAACCAGCCAGCGCCGGGCAAGAGGAAGGGGCCGGAGTACCGGGAGAGGCCCTGCCCGGTGGCCGGCACTTGGCAGGGTGAGGCTGGCACGGGTCTGGCccagcacaagaggaagaggctggagaacggggaggggggtggcagTGCCAAGCTGACCAACGGGCACGACGTGGGCAAGCTGAGAAACGGGGAGGACGAGAGGCTGGTGGGGGACGGAGAGACAGGGCAGGGGGACTTGGCGAGGATGCAGAGCCGGGAGCTGGTGAACAAGTACATTGTGCCCTGCATGAACTGCTATGGCATCTGCGTCAAGGACAACTTCCTCGGTGGGGCGCTGGGCGGGCAGATTCTGCTGGAGGTCCTGTCGCTCCACCGGAACGGGACCCTGATGGACGGGCGGGTAGTCAGCCCGCTCACTGTGCCCACCCGGAGCATCCGAGGGGACAAGATCGCCTGGGTAGAGGGCACAGAGCCCAGCTGTGCTGGCATCGGGCAGCTGATGGGCAGGATCGACGATCTCATCATCTATAGCACTGGCAGGCTGGGCAACTATGGGATCAACGGCAGGACTAAG GCCATGGTGGCCTGTTACCCTGGTCACGGAACGGGCTACGTCCGACACATCGACAATCCCAATGGTGATGGCCGGTGTGTCACCTGTATTTATTACCTGAACAGGGACTGGGACGTCAGT
- the egln2 gene encoding uncharacterized protein egln2 isoform X3: MQQRGSQRVRALHGCGQAALPGAGAPPPPAGMWAPPAPHRARMAGCPPCQLLGGGATSDNVSSQMATVWTGTQMATVSTGTNLATVWPGTHSSTASTGTNVVTASTGTQMATASTGTHFATVLPGIHLATGLPGAQMATVPPDTHFDTVSPGTQMATVSTGTHSSAASTGTNLATVSPGTQMVTVSPGTQMVTVSTGTNLATVSTGTQMATVSTGTQMATASTGTQMATASTGTHFATVLPGIHLATGLPGTQMATVSPGTHFDTVSPGTHFDTVSPDTHFATVSPGTQMVTVSPGTQMATVFPTTQVVPAPLGSQVVTVGTTPGRGDSRRHYPDPYQPSDLLLALDPIFSALSGNQPAPGKRKGPEYRERPCPVAGTWQGEAGTGLAQHKRKRLENGEGGGSAKLTNGHDVGKLRNGEDERLVGDGETGQGDLARMQSRELVNKYIVPCMNCYGICVKDNFLGGALGGQILLEVLSLHRNGTLMDGRVVSPLTVPTRSIRGDKIAWVEGTEPSCAGIGQLMGRIDDLIIYSTGRLGNYGINGRTKVRHYCLVF; encoded by the coding sequence ATGCAACAGCGTGGGTCCCAGCGTGTGAGGGCGCTGCATGGCTGCGGCCAGGCGGCTCTGCCCGGTGCAGGGGCCCCTCCACCCCCGGCCGGCATGTGGGCCCCCCCCGCCCCGCACCGTGCCCGCATGGCAGGCTGCCCGCCCTGCCAGCTCTTGGGTGGCGGTGCAACCAGTGACAATGTATCCAGCCAAATGGCTACAGTGTGGACTGGCACACAAATGGCTACAGTATCGACTGGCACCAACTTGGCTACAGTATGGCCTGGCACCCACTCGTCTACGGCATCGACTGGCACAAACGTGGTTACAGCATCGACTGGCACACAAATGGCTACAGCATCGACTGGCACCCACTTCGCTACAGTATTGCCAGGCATACACTTGGCTACAGGATTGCCTGGCGCACAAATGGCTACAGTACCGCCTGACACCCACTTCGATACAGTATCGCCTGGCACCCAAATGGCTACAGTATCGACTGGCACCCACTCGTCTGCAGCATCGACTGGCACAAACTTGGCTACAGTATCTCCTGGCACACAAATGGTTACAGTATCTCCTGGCACACAAATGGTTACAGTATCGACTGGCACAAACTTGGCTACAGTATCGACTGGCACACAAATGGCTACAGTATCGACTGGCACACAAATGGCCACAGCATCGACTGGCACACAAATGGCCACAGCATCGACTGGCACCCACTTCGCTACAGTATTGCCAGGCATACACTTGGCTACAGGATTGCCTGGCACACAAATGGCTACAGTATCGCCTGGCACCCACTTCGATACAGTATCGCCTGGCACCCACTTCGATACAGTATCGCCTGACACCCACTTCGCTACAGTATCTCCTGGCACACAAATGGTTACAGTTTCGCCTGGCACACAGATGGCTACAGTGTTCCCTACCACCCAGGTAGTACCAGCACCCCTGGGATCCCAGGTGGTCACAGTGGGCACCACTCCTGGCAGAGGGGATTCCAGGAGGCATTACCCCGACCCTTACCAGCCCAGcgacctcctgctcgccctcgacCCGATCTTCAGTGCCCTCTCGGGAAACCAGCCAGCGCCGGGCAAGAGGAAGGGGCCGGAGTACCGGGAGAGGCCCTGCCCGGTGGCCGGCACTTGGCAGGGTGAGGCTGGCACGGGTCTGGCccagcacaagaggaagaggctggagaacggggaggggggtggcagTGCCAAGCTGACCAACGGGCACGACGTGGGCAAGCTGAGAAACGGGGAGGACGAGAGGCTGGTGGGGGACGGAGAGACAGGGCAGGGGGACTTGGCGAGGATGCAGAGCCGGGAGCTGGTGAACAAGTACATTGTGCCCTGCATGAACTGCTATGGCATCTGCGTCAAGGACAACTTCCTCGGTGGGGCGCTGGGCGGGCAGATTCTGCTGGAGGTCCTGTCGCTCCACCGGAACGGGACCCTGATGGACGGGCGGGTAGTCAGCCCGCTCACTGTGCCCACCCGGAGCATCCGAGGGGACAAGATCGCCTGGGTAGAGGGCACAGAGCCCAGCTGTGCTGGCATCGGGCAGCTGATGGGCAGGATCGACGATCTCATCATCTATAGCACTGGCAGGCTGGGCAACTATGGGATCAACGGCAGGACTAAG